Proteins from a single region of Rhodospirillales bacterium:
- a CDS encoding NADH-quinone oxidoreductase subunit J translates to MIISGIAFYIFAVILTLSALMVITARNPVHSVLFLILAFFNSAGLFILLGAEFVGMIMVIVYVGAVAVLFLFVVMMLDISFANLRKGAMQYVPMGLLIGAVLLSELVLIYGAWGFVPGVEQNLAAPSLRFEGATNTESLGQILYTDYILAFQLAGLILFVAMIGAIVLTLRARPGLRKQVVAAQHRRKRKDVLEIHKVTPGTGG, encoded by the coding sequence ATGATCATTTCCGGCATTGCCTTCTATATTTTTGCTGTGATTTTGACGCTGAGCGCCTTGATGGTGATTACGGCGCGCAACCCTGTGCATTCCGTACTGTTTCTCATTCTTGCGTTTTTTAATTCTGCCGGATTGTTCATATTATTAGGGGCTGAATTTGTCGGGATGATCATGGTGATTGTCTATGTGGGCGCGGTGGCGGTGTTGTTCTTGTTTGTTGTGATGATGCTTGATATTTCCTTTGCTAATTTGCGTAAAGGGGCGATGCAATATGTGCCGATGGGATTATTGATTGGCGCAGTTCTATTGAGTGAGTTGGTGTTGATTTATGGTGCCTGGGGTTTTGTTCCAGGGGTTGAGCAAAATTTAGCCGCGCCTTCTTTGCGTTTTGAAGGCGCGACGAATACTGAAAGTTTGGGGCAGATTTTATATACGGATTATATTTTGGCGTTTCAGCTTGCCGGTTTAATTTTATTTGTGGCCATGATCGGTGCGATTGTTCTGACGCTGCGCGCTCGTCCTGGTTTGCGCAAGCAGGTGGTGGCGGCCCAGCATCGGCGCAAGCGTAAGGATGTGCTGGAAATTCACAAGGTTACGCCGGGAACGGGGGGCTAA
- the nuoK gene encoding NADH-quinone oxidoreductase subunit NuoK: protein MFEIALGHYLTLAALLFTIGVFGMFLNRKNVIVILMSIELMLLAVNINFVAFSAYLNDLTGQVFTMFILTVAAAEAAIGLAILVAFFRNKGSIAVEDISSMKG from the coding sequence ATGTTTGAAATTGCTTTGGGACATTATCTGACTTTGGCGGCGTTGCTTTTTACGATCGGTGTGTTTGGCATGTTTTTGAACCGAAAAAACGTGATTGTGATTTTGATGTCGATCGAATTGATGCTGCTTGCGGTGAATATTAATTTTGTGGCGTTTTCCGCCTATCTGAATGATTTGACGGGGCAGGTCTTTACGATGTTTATCTTAACGGTGGCGGCGGCTGAAGCGGCGATCGGGCTGGCAATTTTGGTGGCGTTCTTCCGCAATAAAGGTTCTATCGCGGTCGAAGATATTTCGAGTATGAAGGGGTAG
- the nuoL gene encoding NADH-quinone oxidoreductase subunit L, with protein MELLAVFLPLLAFVISFLFGKQLGDKGAQFITCSALIVAAFASISLFFDVAIGENSYTTELSSWIISGDLNVSWALRIDSLSVVMMCVINIVSACVHVYSVGYMSHDPCKGRFMAYLSLFTFAMLMLVTADNLLQLFFGWEGVGLASYLLIGFWNHKNSANAAAVKAFVVNRVGDFGLALAMMAIFVVFGTLQFDDIFEAVPEMAGTYFSFIGQEYHALTLIGLLLFVGAIGKSAQLGLHTWLPDAMEGPTPVSALIHAATMVTAGVFLVARMSPLYEYAPEALMVVTLVGGATAFVAATIGLTQFDIKRVIAYSTMSQLGYMFFALGVSAYGAAMFHLMTHAFFKALLFLGAGSVIHAMSDEQDMRKMGGIWKKIPMTYGLMWVGSLALAGIPPFAGFYSKDIVLEAAWADHTWFGNIAFWLGIAAAFMTAFYTWRLLIMTFHGKPRASEKVMSHIHESPAVMLGPLVVLATGALFSGMVFYEPFVGSGKAEHVAEIELDAHHTLDVEIEHDIEAPVLEEEGVDSGMGREKFWGQAIRVQHQNDTLESAHHVPEWVKFLPLVMGLLGIGLAYLAYMLLPGIPEKIKTIFAVPYALFFNKWFFDELYNAIFIKTSFMLGRLFWRVGDQNTIDRLGPDGSAKSVQKLAGVISRFQSGYVFQYAFVMMVALIAIVSWFVFKSGQGF; from the coding sequence ATGGAACTTTTAGCTGTCTTTTTGCCTTTGCTTGCGTTTGTGATTTCTTTTCTGTTTGGAAAGCAGCTCGGGGATAAAGGCGCTCAGTTTATAACATGTAGTGCTTTGATCGTGGCGGCTTTTGCCTCGATTAGCCTGTTTTTTGATGTGGCTATCGGTGAAAATAGCTATACGACTGAGCTTTCAAGTTGGATTATTTCAGGTGATTTAAATGTTTCATGGGCGCTGCGGATTGATTCGCTGTCTGTGGTGATGATGTGCGTGATTAATATCGTATCGGCGTGCGTTCATGTGTATTCGGTCGGGTATATGAGCCATGATCCCTGCAAGGGTCGGTTCATGGCGTATCTGTCGCTGTTTACCTTTGCGATGTTGATGTTGGTGACGGCGGATAATTTGCTGCAACTGTTCTTTGGCTGGGAGGGGGTCGGGTTGGCTTCCTACCTGTTAATCGGGTTTTGGAATCATAAGAACAGTGCGAATGCCGCAGCGGTGAAGGCTTTTGTTGTGAACCGGGTTGGTGATTTTGGGCTGGCGCTGGCGATGATGGCGATTTTCGTCGTGTTTGGTACGTTGCAGTTTGATGATATTTTTGAGGCAGTTCCGGAAATGGCCGGGACGTATTTCAGCTTTATTGGTCAGGAATATCACGCGTTGACGCTGATTGGTTTGTTGTTGTTTGTCGGGGCGATCGGAAAGTCGGCGCAATTGGGGTTGCATACGTGGCTTCCTGATGCGATGGAGGGGCCGACGCCGGTTTCGGCGCTTATTCACGCGGCGACGATGGTGACTGCTGGTGTGTTCCTGGTGGCGCGGATGTCACCCTTGTATGAATATGCTCCAGAAGCGCTGATGGTGGTGACATTGGTTGGCGGGGCGACGGCGTTTGTCGCGGCGACGATCGGTCTGACGCAGTTTGATATCAAGCGGGTCATTGCGTATTCAACGATGAGCCAGCTCGGCTATATGTTCTTTGCGCTAGGCGTGTCGGCCTATGGCGCGGCTATGTTTCATTTGATGACGCATGCGTTCTTTAAGGCTTTGTTGTTCCTGGGGGCCGGTTCGGTCATTCACGCGATGAGTGATGAGCAGGATATGCGCAAGATGGGCGGGATTTGGAAGAAAATCCCTATGACCTATGGTTTGATGTGGGTTGGGTCGCTTGCGCTGGCCGGGATACCGCCTTTTGCCGGATTTTATTCCAAGGACATCGTGCTGGAGGCCGCATGGGCGGATCACACATGGTTTGGGAATATCGCCTTCTGGCTGGGGATCGCAGCAGCCTTTATGACGGCGTTTTATACGTGGCGCTTGTTAATCATGACGTTCCACGGCAAGCCGCGGGCGAGTGAAAAAGTGATGAGTCATATTCATGAAAGCCCGGCGGTGATGCTGGGGCCGCTCGTTGTTTTGGCAACAGGCGCATTGTTTTCCGGGATGGTCTTCTATGAACCGTTTGTCGGTAGCGGTAAGGCTGAGCATGTTGCTGAGATTGAACTCGATGCGCATCACACCCTTGATGTTGAAATTGAGCATGACATTGAAGCACCTGTTCTTGAAGAAGAAGGCGTGGATAGCGGCATGGGAAGAGAAAAATTCTGGGGACAGGCTATCCGTGTGCAGCACCAAAATGATACGCTGGAATCTGCCCACCATGTGCCTGAATGGGTCAAGTTCCTGCCGTTGGTTATGGGGCTTTTAGGGATCGGTTTAGCCTATCTGGCGTATATGCTGCTCCCGGGAATTCCTGAAAAAATCAAAACTATTTTTGCTGTGCCTTATGCGCTTTTCTTCAATAAGTGGTTCTTTGATGAGCTGTACAACGCTATTTTTATAAAAACCTCTTTTATGCTTGGACGGCTCTTCTGGCGCGTTGGGGATCAAAATACGATTGACCGGTTGGGCCCGGACGGCAGTGCGAAGAGCGTTCAAAAGCTGGCTGGTGTGATTAGCCGTTTCCAGAGCGGATATGTCTTTCAGTATGCATTTGTGATGATGGTTGCGCTCATCGCAATTGTTTCGTGGTTTGTATTTAAAAGCGGGCAAGGGTTTTAG
- a CDS encoding NADH-quinone oxidoreductase subunit M translates to MVDFPLLSLMTFLPVAGVLIILMIRGDEGTVKQNARHMALYTSLFTLAFALFMYTRFDGSSAEFQFVEQGGWLKPLGINYHVGVDGISVFFVLLSAFLTPVCILSAWDAVKVRVKEFMVAFLLLESFMIGTFIALDAVLFYVFFEGVLIPMFLIIGVWGGPRRVYSAYKFFLYTLLGSVLMLIGLLALYAQTGSTDIPTLMDNPVATHLQYWLWLAFFASFAVKMPMWPVHTWLPDAHVEAPTAGSVILAGVLLKMGGYGFLRFSLPMLPEASAYFADFVFALSVIAIIYTSLIALVQEDMKKLIAYSSVAHMGFVTIGIFSVTTQGIEGGIFQMLSHGLISGALFLCVGVVYDRMHTREIERYGGIVKNMPKYATVFMILMLGSVGLPGTSGFVGEFLVLLGAFQVSTLVAALAATGVIIGAAYMLILYRRVVFGPRVNDDALSMPDLNWRELGLLVPIVLLVLWLGVFPGVVTEKIGPSVDKLITEYNAKLNAAAVVETPETGMLQEVGE, encoded by the coding sequence ATGGTAGATTTTCCGCTTCTTTCATTAATGACGTTTTTGCCGGTTGCCGGCGTGTTGATCATTTTGATGATTCGCGGGGATGAAGGGACTGTGAAGCAAAATGCCCGGCATATGGCACTTTATACATCTTTGTTTACGCTGGCTTTTGCGCTGTTTATGTATACGCGCTTTGATGGATCAAGCGCTGAATTTCAGTTTGTTGAACAGGGGGGCTGGTTGAAGCCTTTGGGGATTAACTATCATGTCGGAGTTGATGGTATTTCAGTGTTTTTTGTCTTGCTTTCGGCGTTTTTGACACCGGTGTGTATCTTGTCGGCGTGGGACGCAGTTAAGGTACGTGTTAAGGAATTTATGGTTGCGTTTCTGTTGCTGGAAAGCTTTATGATCGGAACATTTATTGCGCTGGATGCGGTGTTGTTTTACGTCTTTTTCGAAGGTGTGTTGATTCCGATGTTCTTGATTATCGGGGTATGGGGAGGTCCTCGCCGTGTGTATTCGGCCTATAAGTTCTTCCTTTATACGCTTCTGGGTTCGGTGTTGATGTTGATAGGCTTGCTGGCACTCTATGCACAGACGGGCAGCACCGATATTCCGACATTGATGGATAACCCAGTAGCGACGCATTTGCAGTATTGGCTGTGGCTGGCATTTTTTGCGAGTTTTGCGGTGAAAATGCCGATGTGGCCAGTGCATACGTGGCTTCCCGATGCGCACGTCGAAGCGCCGACGGCCGGCTCGGTTATTTTGGCCGGGGTGCTTTTGAAAATGGGCGGTTATGGATTTTTACGATTTTCTTTGCCGATGCTGCCTGAGGCGAGTGCGTATTTTGCCGACTTTGTTTTTGCTTTGAGTGTTATTGCGATTATTTACACCTCGCTAATTGCGTTGGTGCAGGAAGATATGAAGAAGTTGATTGCTTATTCCTCGGTGGCGCATATGGGATTTGTGACGATCGGGATTTTTAGTGTGACGACACAAGGGATTGAAGGCGGGATTTTTCAGATGCTTTCGCATGGTTTGATTTCCGGAGCACTCTTTTTATGTGTGGGCGTTGTTTATGACCGGATGCATACGCGTGAAATTGAACGCTATGGCGGCATTGTCAAAAATATGCCGAAATATGCGACTGTGTTTATGATTTTAATGCTGGGCAGCGTTGGTTTGCCGGGAACAAGCGGGTTTGTTGGTGAATTTCTCGTATTGCTTGGTGCGTTCCAGGTGAGCACTTTGGTTGCGGCTTTGGCGGCTACGGGTGTTATTATTGGCGCAGCTTATATGCTGATCTTGTATCGTCGGGTTGTGTTTGGACCGCGTGTGAATGATGATGCGCTCTCGATGCCTGATCTTAACTGGCGCGAGCTTGGTTTGCTGGTGCCGATTGTTCTTCTGGTGCTTTGGCTGGGTGTGTTTCCGGGCGTTGTGACAGAAAAAATCGGTCCGTCGGTGGATAAGCTGATTACAGAATATAATGCAAAGTTGAACGCTGCAGCGGTTGTTGAAACGCCTGAAACAGGCATGTTGCAGGAGGTGGGAGAATGA
- the nuoN gene encoding NADH-quinone oxidoreductase subunit NuoN, whose product MIDFNLIPVLPEIFLSLIGMGLLIVGASQGNVSTRVICWSAVCGLALSALILLSVGWETRSVLGGMFVMDKFAGFMKLMIIIGLIASLALSVRYLLQEGMERFEFPILVLFAGIGMMIMVSSNNFLALYMGLELQSLSLYVLAAFHRNSMRSSEAGIKYFLLGALSSGMLLFGVSLIYGFTGSVNFGVVGATLSDLDGVPIGVTFGLVFVLAGLAFKVSAVPFHMWTPDVYEGAPTAVTALFAIVPKIAAMGLLMRLLFEPFMALSEQWVQIIYFLALMSMFLGAFAGIAQDNIKRLLAYSSIGNMGYALIGVVAGSAAGAGAVVLYLFIYMIMSAGVFAIVMCMRRRGMAVYKISDLAGLSRHAPGLAYGMAILMFSMSGIPPAAGFFGKLAVFNAAVAEGYYILATLGVLTSVVAAYYYLRVIKVMFFDEPADVFDGPIPFARRVVLFVCILFVLGFVIKPSVFIASSFNAASVLFAG is encoded by the coding sequence ATGATTGATTTTAACCTGATCCCTGTATTGCCAGAAATTTTTCTGTCCTTGATTGGAATGGGGTTGTTGATCGTTGGTGCGAGCCAGGGCAACGTTTCTACGCGTGTGATTTGCTGGTCAGCTGTCTGCGGGTTGGCGCTTAGTGCTTTGATACTGCTTTCGGTGGGTTGGGAAACGCGTAGCGTACTTGGCGGTATGTTTGTGATGGACAAGTTTGCCGGGTTTATGAAACTGATGATTATTATCGGTCTGATTGCTTCATTGGCTTTGTCTGTGCGTTATTTGTTGCAAGAAGGGATGGAGCGGTTCGAGTTTCCCATTTTGGTTTTGTTTGCCGGGATCGGGATGATGATCATGGTCTCAAGCAATAATTTCCTAGCGCTGTATATGGGGCTGGAGCTGCAGTCTTTAAGCTTGTATGTGCTTGCGGCATTTCATCGTAATTCGATGCGTTCGTCGGAGGCGGGGATTAAATATTTCCTTCTTGGTGCCTTGTCTTCTGGGATGCTTTTGTTTGGTGTTTCTTTGATTTATGGTTTTACGGGTTCCGTAAATTTTGGTGTGGTGGGCGCAACATTGAGCGATTTGGACGGTGTTCCGATTGGCGTAACGTTTGGACTGGTGTTTGTTTTGGCGGGGCTTGCATTTAAGGTTTCTGCTGTGCCGTTTCATATGTGGACCCCCGATGTTTATGAAGGTGCACCGACGGCGGTGACGGCGCTGTTTGCGATTGTGCCGAAAATTGCGGCGATGGGCTTGTTGATGCGCTTGTTATTTGAGCCGTTTATGGCGCTTTCTGAGCAGTGGGTGCAGATTATCTACTTCCTGGCATTGATGTCGATGTTTTTGGGCGCTTTTGCCGGAATTGCACAAGATAATATCAAACGGTTGCTCGCTTATAGTTCGATTGGGAATATGGGGTATGCGTTGATTGGCGTTGTCGCGGGCAGTGCGGCCGGGGCGGGCGCTGTGGTGTTGTATTTGTTTATTTATATGATCATGAGTGCCGGAGTGTTTGCGATTGTGATGTGTATGCGTCGGCGCGGCATGGCGGTGTATAAAATCAGCGATTTGGCAGGGTTGTCGCGGCATGCGCCAGGGTTGGCCTACGGCATGGCGATTTTGATGTTTTCGATGAGTGGCATTCCGCCTGCGGCCGGGTTCTTTGGCAAGCTGGCGGTATTTAACGCCGCAGTGGCTGAAGGATATTACATTCTGGCGACGCTTGGGGTGCTTACATCTGTTGTTGCTGCCTATTATTATTTGCGTGTGATTAAGGTGATGTTTTTCGATGAACCCGCTGATGTATTTGACGGGCCGATTCCGTTTGCGCGCCGGGTGGTTTTATTTGTCTGTATTTTGTTTGTGCTTGGGTTTGTAATTAAACCGAGCGTTTTTATTGCCAGTTCTTTCAATGCGGCGTCCGTGTTATTTGCGGGGTAG
- a CDS encoding biotin--[acetyl-CoA-carboxylase] ligase codes for MHWDIQVFTKLNSTQDECKRLAVDGVPEGAVVQAIQQVLGRGRHGRIWLSEEGNLAMSFILRPRCEIVKIGQISIMIGVALAQTIGKKAQLKWPNDVLVDGRKCAGILIDSDLSGGALNWLVIGIGVNVASAPEIGAVLNVDGDKFRDALLANIAQLYMRWQRDGFADIRLEWLARTYEKGMALNVGAFESLDELGNLIVRDRQNQLQTISAGDVFLKDRDYAAGD; via the coding sequence TTGCATTGGGATATTCAGGTTTTTACAAAGCTCAATTCAACGCAGGATGAATGCAAGCGTTTGGCTGTCGATGGTGTACCTGAAGGCGCAGTTGTGCAGGCGATTCAGCAGGTATTGGGGCGTGGACGGCATGGGCGTATATGGCTTTCGGAAGAAGGTAATCTTGCGATGTCTTTTATTTTGCGTCCCCGATGCGAGATCGTAAAAATCGGGCAGATTTCCATTATGATTGGTGTGGCGTTGGCGCAGACAATTGGTAAAAAGGCTCAATTAAAATGGCCAAATGACGTGTTGGTTGATGGCCGAAAATGCGCCGGGATTTTGATTGATAGCGATTTGTCCGGGGGAGCGTTAAACTGGCTGGTTATCGGTATTGGTGTGAATGTGGCCAGTGCTCCTGAGATTGGTGCAGTGCTCAATGTAGATGGTGATAAGTTTCGTGATGCGTTGCTCGCCAATATTGCTCAGCTTTATATGCGTTGGCAGCGTGATGGTTTTGCAGATATTCGCCTGGAATGGCTGGCGCGTACTTACGAAAAAGGTATGGCGCTCAATGTCGGAGCCTTTGAGAGTCTTGATGAATTGGGAAATTTAATTGTACGTGATAGGCAAAACCAGTTACAAACCATCTCAGCGGGCGATGTGTTTTTAAAGGATCGAGACTATGCTGCTGGCGATTGA
- a CDS encoding type III pantothenate kinase translates to MLLAIDVGNTNIVFAVFDGGIIRGAWRLHTYARRCADEYAVFLHQILVMDGLSFINIHDVVISSVVPETHFHLGCFCEKHLHLVPVFITKDHVPITIDMERPEDVGADRLVNALAVNMHYGERIGTGGVIVIDFGTATTFDVINASGAYAGGAIAPGIDLSVNALHSAASKLPKIGVRKPAQAIGKSTSEAMRSGVYWGYVGLIERITGQISAELGGEKPFVLATGGLAALFEDAGVIDLIDQDLTLKGLLAIYQEMHG, encoded by the coding sequence ATGCTGCTGGCGATTGATGTTGGAAATACCAATATTGTGTTTGCTGTTTTTGACGGCGGTATCATCCGTGGTGCCTGGCGGTTGCATACTTATGCGCGGCGGTGCGCTGATGAGTATGCGGTGTTCTTGCATCAGATTTTGGTGATGGATGGCCTTAGTTTTATCAACATTCATGATGTTGTTATCAGTTCAGTTGTGCCGGAAACACATTTTCATTTGGGGTGCTTTTGTGAAAAGCATTTGCACCTCGTGCCGGTCTTTATAACCAAGGATCATGTACCGATTACGATTGATATGGAACGGCCAGAGGATGTTGGCGCTGACCGGCTTGTGAATGCTTTGGCGGTGAATATGCATTATGGTGAGCGCATTGGAACGGGTGGAGTGATTGTGATTGATTTTGGTACGGCCACGACGTTTGACGTGATTAATGCGTCTGGCGCGTATGCAGGCGGAGCGATTGCGCCGGGGATTGATCTTTCGGTGAATGCGCTGCATAGCGCGGCCTCGAAGTTGCCTAAAATCGGTGTCCGTAAGCCTGCGCAGGCGATTGGAAAATCAACATCTGAGGCTATGCGCTCCGGAGTGTATTGGGGGTATGTTGGTTTGATTGAGCGGATTACCGGGCAGATTAGTGCAGAGCTGGGTGGTGAAAAGCCGTTTGTTTTGGCAACGGGCGGGCTTGCGGCGTTGTTTGAGGATGCAGGAGTAATTGATTTGATTGACCAGGATCTGACGCTTAAGGGTCTGCTGGCGATTTATCAGGAGATGCACGGATGA
- a CDS encoding ribonuclease J, giving the protein MSVARDLMSQDGLFFIPLGGSEQFGVNLNVYVSDGQMLAVDCGIGFADDRFPGIDLLLPDPTFLEERREALKGLIITHAHEDHVGAVAYVWDRLQCPIYASPFTAAVLRKKLEEQNVRRVKIEIITPGVQVQIGAFGVHFVPVSHSVPDTCSLIIDTDHGKLVHSGDWNLDPAPVTGAATDAAIFKRAGEEGVLAYIGDSTNAEVDGRSGSESVVAKGLEAEFRKCDGKIAVTTFSSNIGRVISILKAAKACGRQVGVIGRSLHRMIGCAADCGLLDKNLPDFVSEEDLGYLPDDKVVVIVTGSQGEYRAALAKVARGVFKGFKLNKGDSVIFSARAIPGNEVSINQVKNNLSAAGVNIITPRDTKNIIHVSGHPCRDEIADMLRWVRPQVVVPVHGERVQLDAQAAFARDCQVPKALVPSNGSVIRLAPGNPEIVDHIETDILAVDQKRIVKATHQSIAARRKLQYTGAVHISLAVDARGKFLGDPKFEMLGLLDLDNPGEEQIEDKLYDEILDLLEELTFEERLDDHFIAEELRIGIRRFCDHTLGIKPKTTVHVLRV; this is encoded by the coding sequence ATGAGCGTGGCGCGGGATCTTATGAGTCAGGATGGATTGTTTTTTATTCCGTTGGGAGGCAGCGAGCAGTTCGGCGTTAATCTGAATGTGTATGTGTCAGACGGGCAGATGTTGGCGGTGGATTGTGGTATTGGTTTTGCTGATGATCGATTTCCCGGGATTGATTTGCTGTTGCCTGATCCCACGTTTTTGGAAGAGCGGCGGGAAGCGCTTAAGGGGCTGATTATTACGCATGCACATGAGGATCATGTTGGCGCGGTGGCGTATGTTTGGGATCGGTTGCAATGTCCAATTTATGCCAGCCCGTTTACGGCGGCTGTTCTGCGCAAGAAGCTGGAAGAACAGAATGTGCGTCGGGTGAAGATTGAAATTATTACGCCAGGGGTGCAGGTGCAAATTGGTGCATTCGGGGTTCATTTTGTACCGGTGTCGCATTCTGTGCCCGATACATGTTCGCTGATTATTGATACGGATCATGGTAAGCTGGTGCATAGTGGAGATTGGAATCTTGATCCGGCACCGGTGACGGGTGCGGCGACGGATGCGGCGATTTTTAAGCGGGCCGGCGAAGAGGGTGTCTTGGCCTATATCGGTGATTCAACCAATGCAGAAGTGGATGGGCGCAGCGGTTCGGAAAGTGTTGTGGCTAAAGGACTTGAGGCCGAGTTTCGCAAGTGCGATGGCAAGATTGCTGTCACGACTTTTTCCTCCAATATCGGCCGGGTGATTAGTATTTTAAAGGCAGCTAAGGCTTGTGGGCGGCAAGTCGGGGTTATTGGCCGCTCGTTACACCGAATGATCGGGTGTGCGGCGGATTGTGGACTTTTGGACAAAAATTTGCCGGATTTTGTTTCGGAAGAAGATTTAGGCTATCTGCCGGATGATAAGGTTGTGGTGATTGTAACCGGTTCACAAGGTGAATATCGCGCGGCTTTGGCAAAAGTTGCACGCGGAGTCTTTAAGGGGTTTAAGCTGAATAAAGGGGATAGTGTGATTTTTTCGGCGCGCGCTATTCCGGGTAATGAAGTTTCGATTAATCAGGTGAAAAATAATTTAAGCGCCGCAGGCGTTAATATTATTACGCCGCGCGACACGAAAAACATTATTCATGTGTCGGGGCATCCGTGCCGCGATGAAATTGCCGATATGTTGCGATGGGTGCGTCCGCAGGTCGTCGTGCCGGTGCATGGGGAGCGGGTGCAGCTTGATGCACAGGCGGCGTTTGCACGAGATTGTCAAGTTCCCAAGGCGCTGGTGCCTTCAAATGGTTCGGTGATCCGTTTGGCGCCGGGCAATCCTGAGATTGTTGATCATATTGAAACAGACATTCTGGCTGTGGATCAAAAACGGATCGTCAAGGCGACGCACCAGTCCATCGCGGCGCGGCGGAAGCTGCAATATACCGGGGCAGTGCATATTTCGTTGGCTGTGGATGCGCGCGGCAAATTTCTGGGTGATCCGAAGTTTGAGATGCTTGGGCTTCTGGATCTTGATAATCCCGGCGAAGAGCAGATTGAAGACAAGCTTTATGATGAAATCCTGGATTTGCTTGAAGAGCTGACTTTTGAAGAGCGGCTGGACGATCATTTTATTGCCGAAGAGCTGCGCATCGGAATTCGACGGTTTTGTGACCATACTTTAGGGATTAAACCGAAAACCACTGTGCATGTATTGAGGGTTTAA
- a CDS encoding DUF1467 family protein, translating to MGLVTGIIVFLLIWWVSLFAVLPFGHAREVDGTPVKANLKRKFIWTTLVAMVVWGIVFVLIEAEIVSFREIANEMALEDKLR from the coding sequence ATGGGACTCGTTACGGGCATTATCGTGTTTTTGTTGATCTGGTGGGTCAGCTTGTTTGCGGTGTTGCCATTCGGGCATGCGCGTGAGGTAGACGGGACGCCGGTTAAGGCGAATTTAAAGCGCAAATTTATTTGGACAACGCTCGTGGCTATGGTGGTTTGGGGAATTGTTTTTGTTTTGATTGAAGCAGAAATTGTAAGTTTTCGTGAAATAGCGAATGAGATGGCTTTAGAGGATAAGCTACGATGA